One stretch of Bombus terrestris chromosome 5, iyBomTerr1.2, whole genome shotgun sequence DNA includes these proteins:
- the LOC100649088 gene encoding ral GTPase-activating protein subunit alpha-1 isoform X5, giving the protein MFSKKLHVDVKKSTLKIQDVKKDSATRFKHLKIVLENVDTDEAKGFFEGNFSHVYFILYDCFVSAETNLRQRELSFHIVHKAHREELEQVLQLLEKVLTLLPELLNRRWQCHSLARILQKLLHPGNSWKLRREAIRYFILWYQALGENAPDHIHQMFASLIPGFPPQQPSPYKSERKIDGKKDKLVKVIGCDDKDKKEFYDTQLSQSTFHDNGSNQCPVTPVDSGPILPPQSGEKPLDNETVRFLEALLEFMVTQVVKIEWRDKSSRQHKTFQFLLERFKTTYLRHICPEFDENFSLYKPNLELPTMRKPTNQSQDNYVLCKVALIKWIASFTHIARKDARVAHLSHSTTPNEENTEPELRRVSVTQNSADSTLLSPESTVSQQENQNQEDSSVSAVTLVRDVLYGNRDNVNFVHELYRQAFLLDFNHAGAIRKAIAVYKDWIQMNELPPFMLEPLDSHKERDFEEYPKKDLNDIDKSPSESYRQTRLRNDSYLGAIHRENLFIRAGLQNVLQVFITQASNVFFLENSGPNASLSLLEEQTDSCKRVLNVYRYVVMNSRLEPGTWEQLLRVLLQITSLVLNEKSSRRKIQESIGGKLAPAIFQTLIVTWIKANLNVVISTQLWDQFLEVLTSLTQWEELIREWAKTLDTLTRVLARHVYNLDLNDLPLDRLSEQKTKKRRGVGSRAASTGSVQPPRKGSVDQDNNTVSKENVSDHPMRDLRKVRPLPRSASDNTIYNGKARTKLHRNRTHTVHSGIPVLPLSIEQDMARLLSNGTTSSSTTGRKMLPNRRAKSLDSIVIVDSEPPSPRCPSPTPSSGVDSNKDSPIQIENIDGSSIDTNDASERRSVMAGGGVRGWLPDVAVVLWRRMLSALGDVNNIQDPTLHGQVMDYLVQLTQTLLKIRLNQGVSGDNQATPPAPELIPPLTVIAPWCFKAIQLPSQYEVGKLAAYRLICLLTVQPQDINLPKQHLTLFYRAVHSGIVSNDNKVLHVLVKYTGPRLFSLNLPGSSLLILDYIHAANVILSNQDIQAPRTEAVSIIGSLLSLPATTVKLPVLQPTANDIVTMTCPDAKEHIIMILLRSCRREPTGIARCVAVSSIAMFVYRELCYKNQHPRIPEAVTVLLLALKATHATVAQVACDSLLLLCDKADILLELYPNVPCKIIQILSETLGYMSTRERRGPLTISMLFCLGEWAMHLGPSVLLRVFQGKPLLMTLFTVLDNIVQDTIDKDVSQTNKSHEDEDDDFDPDITLDNLADDICAKSPRRGNTQSVQLAAKMVMMHLINHLGHFPMGIGAARLSSLVVELDDVPGIDGDELSSAIFHAPNIQLLMLSNSVIMSLVELAALDAPGGGVTAGLTTAPSLVRVLLRDLAGKASWDSSILYSQPFVEDDVPIAFTKHVEWKAKVHGDDLSSVITSQTCTPRHTIRHREPHILPTFANAASDMDNLDDLLQYIGHTSPEVLTNPEIALNAPANPPQGQYLESETIATILNQRNAEQEHINNWSQHISMCASAISPPSCRPPPAPFHHCRLLFSHLGLSGWEQRRKLHLLSKNEKLLRELRNLDSQRSRETHKIAVIYVSQGQEDKNSILSNVTASKEYESFIARLAWEVELESHTGFLGGLVPGKASGVTAPYFATSFTEILFHVATRMPSDSPESLLQKTRHLGNDEIHIVWSEHWRDYRRDIIPTEFCDVLIVIYPLHNKLYRIQISRKPEIPFFGPLFDECIVEDKVLPGLVRTTALAASRAKRSTLTLYQHYYEERARSIDTVMRNHKEATTFEEFTANVYSPVQPPSPFSGTSSVSASSNLAAALIDSHQGRSGLRSSSAASSDNRANRVSDGSRVWFSNDTPESTALHGISPRPVKKMSFKTGPKQRANTQPTPPDSPRYK; this is encoded by the exons ATGTTCAGCAAAAAACTTCACGTAGACGTCAAAAAGTCAACACTGAAGATTCAGGATGTTAAAAAGGATAGCGCGACTCGGTTCAAGCATCTTAAAATTGTACTAG aaaatgtgGATACTGATGAAGCAAAGGGGTTTTTTGAAGGCAACTTCAGTCATGTCTATTTTATTCTGTATGATTGTTTTGTATCAGCTGAAACAAATCTGCGACAACGAG AACTTTCCTTCCACATTG TGCATAAAGCACACAGAGAGGAATTGGAACAGGTGTTGCAACTCTTGGAAAAAGTCTTAACACTTCTCCCTGAGCTTCTTAATAGAAGATGGCAATGTCATAGTCTAGCAAGGATTTTACAAAAGCTTTTACATCCTGGTAATAGTTGGAAACTCAGAAGAGAAGCTATAAG ATACTTTATTTTGTGGTATCAAGCACTTGGTGAAAATGCTCCTGATCACATTCACCAAATGTTTGCAAGCTTGATACCAGGATTTCCACCGCAACAACCATCTCCTTATAAGTCTGAACGTAAGATAGATGGAAAGAAAGATAAACTTGTCAAAGTTATTGGTTGTGATGATAAAGATAAGAAGGAATTTTATGATACACAGTTGTCACAAAGTACTTTTCATGATAATGGTTCAAATCAGTGTCCTGTCACTCCAGTTGACAGTGGACCTATTTTACCCCCACAAAGTGGGGAAAAGCCTCTTGATAATGAGACTGTTCGATTTTTAGAAGCATTACTTGAATTTATGGTTACTCag GTTGTAAAGATAGAATGGAGAGATAAATCTTCAAGACAGCACAagacttttcaatttttattagaacgttTTAAAACTACGTATCTTCGTCATATTTGTCCTGAGTTTGATGAAAATTTTTCGTTGTACAAACCGAATTTGGAGTTGCCTACGATGCGAAAACCAACGAATCAGAGTCAGGataattatgtattatgtaAAGTTGCTTTGATTAAGTGGATCGCTAGTTTTACCCATATTGCTAGAAAAGATGCTCGTGTCGCACATCTTTCGCATAG cACAACTCCAAATGAAGAAAATACGGAACCAGAGCTTCGTCGAGTTTCCGTTACACAAAATAGTGCTGACTCAACTTTATTATCTCCCGAATCAACTGTGTCTCAACAAGAGAATCAAAATCAAGAAGATAGTAGTGTTTCAGCAGTTACTCTTGTTAGGGATGTTTTGTATGGAAACAGGGATAACGTAAATTTCGTACACGAGCTATACAGACAAGCATTTTTGTTAGACTTTAATCATGCTGGCGCTATAAGAAAAGCTATAGCTGTTTATAAAGATTGGATCCAAATGAAT GAATTACCACCATTCATGTTAGAACCATTGGATAGTCATAAGGAAAGGGATTTCGAAGAATATCCGAAAAAAGATCTAAATGATATCGATAAAAGTCCTTCGGAAAGTTATCGTCAAACAAGATTGAGAAATGATTCTTACCTCGGTGCTATACAcagagaaaatttatttataagagCAGGGCTACAAAATGTTTTGCAAGTGTTCATTACACAAGCTTCCAACGTCTTCTTCTTAGAGAATTCTGGACCGAATGCATCTTTATCATTACTGGAAGAACAGACCGATAGTTGCAAAAGAGTTTTgaatgtatatcgatatgttgTAATGAATTCTCGATTAGAACCCGGTACTTGGGAACAGTTGCTTAG AGTATTACTACAAATAACATCACttgttttaaatgaaaaatcttcTCGGCGCAAGATTCAAGAAAGCATTGGCGGTAAACTTGCTCCTGCCATATTTCAGACTTTAATCGTTACATGGATTAAAGCTAatttaaatgttgttatttctaCACAATTATGGGATCAGTTCCTGGAAGTGTTGACATCTTTAACACAGTGGGAAGAGTTAATTCGAGAATGGGCG aaAACACTGGATACTTTAACAAGGGTGCTTGCCAGGCATGTGTATAATTTGGATTTAAATGATTTGCCATTAGATAGATTGAGTGAACAAAAAACTAAAAAGCGTCGTGGTGTTGGAAGCCGGGCTGCTTCAACCGGAAGTGTTCAACCACCACGCAAAGGAAGTGTCGATCAAGATAATAATACCGTATCTAAAGAAAATGTTTCAg ACCACCCGATGCGAGATTTAAGGAAGGTACGACCACTTCCTCGTAGTGCAAGCGATAACACGATATACAATGGAAAAGCACGTACAAAACTTCATAGAAATCGCACACATACTGTACACAGTGGTATACCTG TACTCCCCCTATCGATAGAGCAAGATATGGCACGACTACTGTCAAACGGTACTACTTCGTCGTCGACAACTGGTCGGAAAATGTTACCGAACAGGCGTGCTAAATCTTTGGATAGCATTGTAATAGTCGATAGCGAACCACCATCACCACGTTGTCCTTCTCCAACACCGAGCAGCGGAGTCGACAGTAACAAAGACAGTCCGATACAGATAGAAAACATTGACGGCAGTAGTATCG ATACGAATGATGCATCAGAAAGGAGATCTGTTATGGCAGGTGGTGGAGTTCGCGGATGGTTACCCGACGTTGCGGTCGTATTATGGCGTCGTATGTTATCAGCATTAGGGgatgtaaataatattcaagaCCCTACCCTTCATGGACAAGTTATGGATTACCTTGTTCAGCTTACACAAACACTTCTGAAA ATTCGCTTGAATCAAGGTGTGTCTGGTGACAACCAAGCGACTCCTCCAGCTCCAGAACTTATACCTCCACTTACAGTCATTGCTCCATGGTGTTTCAAG GCAATACAACTTCCTAGTCAATATGAAGTTGGCAAATTGGCAGCATACCGTTTGATCTGTCTTCTAACAGTTCAACCACAAGATATTAATTTGCCAAAACAGCATTTAACTCTTTTTTATCGTGCGGTTCATAGCGGTATCGTTAGTAATGATAACAAAGTGTTACATGTATTGGTCAAGTATACTGGTCCTAGGTTGTTCAGTTTGAATCTTCCTGGATCTAGTCTTTTAATCTTGGATTATATTCATGCTGCTAATGTAATATTGAGCAATCAGGATATTCAG gCACCAAGAACTGAGGCTGTTTCGATTATCGGATCGTTACTATCTTTACCAGCTACTACAGTTAAATTACCTGTATTGCAACCTACTGCGAACGATATCGTAACCATGACATGTCCAGATGCAAAG GAACATATAATTATGATACTTTTGAGAAGTTGTAGACGCGAACCAACCGGCATTGCAAGATGCGTAGCTGTTTCCAGTATTGCTATGTTTGTATACAGAGAATTGTGCTACAAAAATCAACATCCACGAATCCCAGAAGCTGTTACGGTTCTTCTTTTAGCACTTAAA GCCACTCATGCTACTGTTGCTCAAGTGGCATGCGATTCTCTTTTGTTGTTATGTGATAAAGCAGATATTCTGCTAGAGCTGTATCCAAATGTGCCATGTAAAATAATTCAA ATTTTATCGGAAACACTTGGATATATGAGCACTCGAGAAAGACGCGGTCCTTTGACAATATCAATGTTATTTTGTTTGGGCGAATGGGCTATGCACCTTGGTCCTTCCGTTCTATTACGCGTTTTTCAAGGAAAACCTTTGTTAATGACTTTATTTACG GTTTTGGATAACATAGTACAAGATACAATCGATAAAGATGTATCACAAACAAATAAAAGTCATGAGGATGAAGATGATGATTTTGATCCTGATATTACTTTAGATAACTTAGCTGACGATATTTGCGCAAAATCACCCCGTCGAGGCAATACTCAATCCGTTCAGTTAGCAGCAAAGATG GTAATGATgcatttaataaatcatttggGACATTTTCCAATGGGTATTGGAGCTGCACGTTTATCTTCGTTAGTTGTTGAATTAGATGATGTACCAGGAATCGATGGGGATGAGCTATCTTCTGCAATTTTTCATGCACCAAATATACAATTGTTGATGTTGTCAAATTCCGTAATAATGTCACTTGTTGAATTGGCAGCATTAGATGCACCCGGCGGAGGTGTTACAGCTGGATTAACAACAGCGCCATCATTAGTCAGGGTATTATTGCGAGATTTAGCAGGGAAAGCATCCTGGGATAGCTCTATTTTATACAGTCAACCGTTTGTTGAAGACGATGTGCCGATTGCATTTACAAAACatg TTGAATGGAAAGCAAAAGTACATGGAGACGATTTGAGCAGTGTTATAACATCTCAAACATGTACACCTCGACATACGATAAGACATCGTGAGCCACATATATTGCCTACATTTGCAAATGCCGCAAGTGATATGGACAATTTAGATGAT ctcTTACAATACATAGGACATACAAGTCCGGAAGTATTAACTAATCCAGAAATTGCACTTAATGCGCCTGCTAATCCACCACAAGGTCAATATCTTGAGAGTGAAACCATTGCCACAATTCTCAACCAGAGAAACGCTGAGCAAGAGCATATCAATAATTGGAGTCAGCACATTAG CATGTGTGCGTCAGCAATAAGCCCACCATCGTGTCGTCCACCTCCAGCACCGTTTCATCACTGCCGTCTTTTGTTTTCGCACTTGGGTTTATCCGGTTGGGAACAACGTAGAAAATTGCATTTATTATCCAAAAACGAAAAACTTTTACGCGAATTACGAAATCTCGATAGTCAACGATCTAGAGAAACGCATAAAATAGCCGTAATTTATGTCAGTCAGGGACAAGAAGACAAAAACTCCATATTAAGTAATGTCACTGCTAGCAAAGAATATGAAAGCTTTATTGCTAGATTGGCTTGGGAGGTCGAACTTGAATCACATACAGGCTTTCTTGGAGGTCTTGTACCTGGAAAAGCATCTGGTGTTACAGCACCTTATTTTGCAACATCTTTCACTGAAATCCTTTTTCATGTAGCAACAAGAATGCCTTCTGATAGTCCCGAAAGTTTGTTGCAAAAA aCACGGCATCTCGGTAACGATGAGATTCACATAGTTTGGTCAGAACATTGGAGAGATTATCGTCGGGATATTATACCAACTGAATTTTGTGATGTTTTAATAGTAATTTATCCgttacataataaattatatagaatcCAAATTTCTCGAAAACCAGAAATTCCGTTCTTTGGACCCTTGTTTGATGAGTGTATCGTTGAAGATAAAGTTTTACCTGGGTTAGTGAGGACAACAGCATTGGCAGCAAGTAGGGCAAAACGATCAACACTTACATTATATCAACATTA TTATGAAGAGAGAGCGAGGTCTATCGATACTGTTATGAGGAATCACAAGGAAGCTACTACATTTGAAGAATTTACAGCCAATGTATATTCACCAGTACAGCCGCCAAGTCCGTTTAGTGGGACTTCTTCAGTATCTG CATCGTCAAACCTCGCAGCAGCGCTTATAGATTCACATCAGGGCCGATCGGGACTGCGAAGTTCTTCGGCAGCGAGCAGTGATAACCGCGCGAATAGAG tTTCTGATGGAAGCAGGGTATGGTTTAGTAATGATACTCCAGAAAGCACAGCACTTCATGGAATATCTCCCAGACCCGTAAAAAAGATGTCGTTCAAAACTGGACCGAAACAGAGAGCAAACACTCAACCCACGCCTCCAGATAGTCCAAGATATAAATAA
- the LOC100649088 gene encoding ral GTPase-activating protein subunit alpha-1 isoform X6: protein MFSKKLHVDVKKSTLKIQDVKKDSATRFKHLKIVLENVDTDEAKGFFEGNFSHVYFILYDCFVSAETNLRQRELSFHIVHKAHREELEQVLQLLEKVLTLLPELLNRRWQCHSLARILQKLLHPGNSWKLRREAIRYFILWYQALGENAPDHIHQMFASLIPGFPPQQPSPYKSERKIDGKKDKLVKVIGCDDKDKKEFYDTQLSQSTFHDNGSNQCPVTPVDSGPILPPQSGEKPLDNETVRFLEALLEFMVTQVVKIEWRDKSSRQHKTFQFLLERFKTTYLRHICPEFDENFSLYKPNLELPTMRKPTNQSQDNYVLCKVALIKWIASFTHIARKDARVAHLSHSTTPNEENTEPELRRVSVTQNSADSTLLSPESTVSQQENQNQEDSSVSAVTLVRDVLYGNRDNVNFVHELYRQAFLLDFNHAGAIRKAIAVYKDWIQMNELPPFMLEPLDSHKERDFEEYPKKDLNDIDKSPSESYRQTRLRNDSYLGAIHRENLFIRAGLQNVLQVFITQASNVFFLENSGPNASLSLLEEQTDSCKRVLNVYRYVVMNSRLEPGTWEQLLRVLLQITSLVLNEKSSRRKIQESIGGKLAPAIFQTLIVTWIKANLNVVISTQLWDQFLEVLTSLTQWEELIREWAKTLDTLTRVLARHVYNLDLNDLPLDRLSEQKTKKRRGVGSRAASTGSVQPPRKGSVDQDNNTVSKENVSDHPMRDLRKVRPLPRSASDNTIYNGKARTKLHRNRTHTVHSGIPVLPLSIEQDMARLLSNGTTSSSTTGRKMLPNRRAKSLDSIVIVDSEPPSPRCPSPTPSSGVDSNKDSPIQIENIDGSSIDTNDASERRSVMAGGGVRGWLPDVAVVLWRRMLSALGDVNNIQDPTLHGQVMDYLVQLTQTLLKIRLNQGVSGDNQATPPAPELIPPLTVIAPWCFKAIQLPSQYEVGKLAAYRLICLLTVQPQDINLPKQHLTLFYRAVHSGIVSNDNKVLHVLVKYTGPRLFSLNLPGSSLLILDYIHAANVILSNQDIQAPRTEAVSIIGSLLSLPATTVKLPVLQPTANDIVTMTCPDAKEHIIMILLRSCRREPTGIARCVAVSSIAMFVYRELCYKNQHPRIPEAVTVLLLALKATHATVAQVACDSLLLLCDKADILLELYPNVPCKIIQILSETLGYMSTRERRGPLTISMLFCLGEWAMHLGPSVLLRVFQGKPLLMTLFTVLDNIVQDTIDKDVSQTNKSHEDEDDDFDPDITLDNLADDICAKSPRRGNTQSVQLAAKMVMMHLINHLGHFPMGIGAARLSSLVVELDDVPGIDGDELSSAIFHAPNIQLLMLSNSVIMSLVELAALDAPGGGVTAGLTTAPSLVRVLLRDLAGKASWDSSILYSQPFVEDDVPIAFTKHVEWKAKVHGDDLSSVITSQTCTPRHTIRHREPHILPTFANAASDMDNLDDLLQYIGHTSPEVLTNPEIALNAPANPPQGQYLESETIATILNQRNAEQEHINNWSQHISMCASAISPPSCRPPPAPFHHCRLLFSHLGLSGWEQRRKLHLLSKNEKLLRELRNLDSQRSRETHKIAVIYVSQGQEDKNSILSNVTASKEYESFIARLAWEVELESHTGFLGGLVPGKASGVTAPYFATSFTEILFHVATRMPSDSPESLLQKTRHLGNDEIHIVWSEHWRDYRRDIIPTEFCDVLIVIYPLHNKLYRIQISRKPEIPFFGPLFDECIVEDKVLPGLVRTTALAASRAKRSTLTLYQHYYEERARSIDTVMRNHKEATTFEEFTANVYSPVQPPSPFSGTSSVSVSDGSRVWFSNDTPESTALHGISPRPVKKMSFKTGPKQRANTQPTPPDSPRYK, encoded by the exons ATGTTCAGCAAAAAACTTCACGTAGACGTCAAAAAGTCAACACTGAAGATTCAGGATGTTAAAAAGGATAGCGCGACTCGGTTCAAGCATCTTAAAATTGTACTAG aaaatgtgGATACTGATGAAGCAAAGGGGTTTTTTGAAGGCAACTTCAGTCATGTCTATTTTATTCTGTATGATTGTTTTGTATCAGCTGAAACAAATCTGCGACAACGAG AACTTTCCTTCCACATTG TGCATAAAGCACACAGAGAGGAATTGGAACAGGTGTTGCAACTCTTGGAAAAAGTCTTAACACTTCTCCCTGAGCTTCTTAATAGAAGATGGCAATGTCATAGTCTAGCAAGGATTTTACAAAAGCTTTTACATCCTGGTAATAGTTGGAAACTCAGAAGAGAAGCTATAAG ATACTTTATTTTGTGGTATCAAGCACTTGGTGAAAATGCTCCTGATCACATTCACCAAATGTTTGCAAGCTTGATACCAGGATTTCCACCGCAACAACCATCTCCTTATAAGTCTGAACGTAAGATAGATGGAAAGAAAGATAAACTTGTCAAAGTTATTGGTTGTGATGATAAAGATAAGAAGGAATTTTATGATACACAGTTGTCACAAAGTACTTTTCATGATAATGGTTCAAATCAGTGTCCTGTCACTCCAGTTGACAGTGGACCTATTTTACCCCCACAAAGTGGGGAAAAGCCTCTTGATAATGAGACTGTTCGATTTTTAGAAGCATTACTTGAATTTATGGTTACTCag GTTGTAAAGATAGAATGGAGAGATAAATCTTCAAGACAGCACAagacttttcaatttttattagaacgttTTAAAACTACGTATCTTCGTCATATTTGTCCTGAGTTTGATGAAAATTTTTCGTTGTACAAACCGAATTTGGAGTTGCCTACGATGCGAAAACCAACGAATCAGAGTCAGGataattatgtattatgtaAAGTTGCTTTGATTAAGTGGATCGCTAGTTTTACCCATATTGCTAGAAAAGATGCTCGTGTCGCACATCTTTCGCATAG cACAACTCCAAATGAAGAAAATACGGAACCAGAGCTTCGTCGAGTTTCCGTTACACAAAATAGTGCTGACTCAACTTTATTATCTCCCGAATCAACTGTGTCTCAACAAGAGAATCAAAATCAAGAAGATAGTAGTGTTTCAGCAGTTACTCTTGTTAGGGATGTTTTGTATGGAAACAGGGATAACGTAAATTTCGTACACGAGCTATACAGACAAGCATTTTTGTTAGACTTTAATCATGCTGGCGCTATAAGAAAAGCTATAGCTGTTTATAAAGATTGGATCCAAATGAAT GAATTACCACCATTCATGTTAGAACCATTGGATAGTCATAAGGAAAGGGATTTCGAAGAATATCCGAAAAAAGATCTAAATGATATCGATAAAAGTCCTTCGGAAAGTTATCGTCAAACAAGATTGAGAAATGATTCTTACCTCGGTGCTATACAcagagaaaatttatttataagagCAGGGCTACAAAATGTTTTGCAAGTGTTCATTACACAAGCTTCCAACGTCTTCTTCTTAGAGAATTCTGGACCGAATGCATCTTTATCATTACTGGAAGAACAGACCGATAGTTGCAAAAGAGTTTTgaatgtatatcgatatgttgTAATGAATTCTCGATTAGAACCCGGTACTTGGGAACAGTTGCTTAG AGTATTACTACAAATAACATCACttgttttaaatgaaaaatcttcTCGGCGCAAGATTCAAGAAAGCATTGGCGGTAAACTTGCTCCTGCCATATTTCAGACTTTAATCGTTACATGGATTAAAGCTAatttaaatgttgttatttctaCACAATTATGGGATCAGTTCCTGGAAGTGTTGACATCTTTAACACAGTGGGAAGAGTTAATTCGAGAATGGGCG aaAACACTGGATACTTTAACAAGGGTGCTTGCCAGGCATGTGTATAATTTGGATTTAAATGATTTGCCATTAGATAGATTGAGTGAACAAAAAACTAAAAAGCGTCGTGGTGTTGGAAGCCGGGCTGCTTCAACCGGAAGTGTTCAACCACCACGCAAAGGAAGTGTCGATCAAGATAATAATACCGTATCTAAAGAAAATGTTTCAg ACCACCCGATGCGAGATTTAAGGAAGGTACGACCACTTCCTCGTAGTGCAAGCGATAACACGATATACAATGGAAAAGCACGTACAAAACTTCATAGAAATCGCACACATACTGTACACAGTGGTATACCTG TACTCCCCCTATCGATAGAGCAAGATATGGCACGACTACTGTCAAACGGTACTACTTCGTCGTCGACAACTGGTCGGAAAATGTTACCGAACAGGCGTGCTAAATCTTTGGATAGCATTGTAATAGTCGATAGCGAACCACCATCACCACGTTGTCCTTCTCCAACACCGAGCAGCGGAGTCGACAGTAACAAAGACAGTCCGATACAGATAGAAAACATTGACGGCAGTAGTATCG ATACGAATGATGCATCAGAAAGGAGATCTGTTATGGCAGGTGGTGGAGTTCGCGGATGGTTACCCGACGTTGCGGTCGTATTATGGCGTCGTATGTTATCAGCATTAGGGgatgtaaataatattcaagaCCCTACCCTTCATGGACAAGTTATGGATTACCTTGTTCAGCTTACACAAACACTTCTGAAA ATTCGCTTGAATCAAGGTGTGTCTGGTGACAACCAAGCGACTCCTCCAGCTCCAGAACTTATACCTCCACTTACAGTCATTGCTCCATGGTGTTTCAAG GCAATACAACTTCCTAGTCAATATGAAGTTGGCAAATTGGCAGCATACCGTTTGATCTGTCTTCTAACAGTTCAACCACAAGATATTAATTTGCCAAAACAGCATTTAACTCTTTTTTATCGTGCGGTTCATAGCGGTATCGTTAGTAATGATAACAAAGTGTTACATGTATTGGTCAAGTATACTGGTCCTAGGTTGTTCAGTTTGAATCTTCCTGGATCTAGTCTTTTAATCTTGGATTATATTCATGCTGCTAATGTAATATTGAGCAATCAGGATATTCAG gCACCAAGAACTGAGGCTGTTTCGATTATCGGATCGTTACTATCTTTACCAGCTACTACAGTTAAATTACCTGTATTGCAACCTACTGCGAACGATATCGTAACCATGACATGTCCAGATGCAAAG GAACATATAATTATGATACTTTTGAGAAGTTGTAGACGCGAACCAACCGGCATTGCAAGATGCGTAGCTGTTTCCAGTATTGCTATGTTTGTATACAGAGAATTGTGCTACAAAAATCAACATCCACGAATCCCAGAAGCTGTTACGGTTCTTCTTTTAGCACTTAAA GCCACTCATGCTACTGTTGCTCAAGTGGCATGCGATTCTCTTTTGTTGTTATGTGATAAAGCAGATATTCTGCTAGAGCTGTATCCAAATGTGCCATGTAAAATAATTCAA ATTTTATCGGAAACACTTGGATATATGAGCACTCGAGAAAGACGCGGTCCTTTGACAATATCAATGTTATTTTGTTTGGGCGAATGGGCTATGCACCTTGGTCCTTCCGTTCTATTACGCGTTTTTCAAGGAAAACCTTTGTTAATGACTTTATTTACG GTTTTGGATAACATAGTACAAGATACAATCGATAAAGATGTATCACAAACAAATAAAAGTCATGAGGATGAAGATGATGATTTTGATCCTGATATTACTTTAGATAACTTAGCTGACGATATTTGCGCAAAATCACCCCGTCGAGGCAATACTCAATCCGTTCAGTTAGCAGCAAAGATG GTAATGATgcatttaataaatcatttggGACATTTTCCAATGGGTATTGGAGCTGCACGTTTATCTTCGTTAGTTGTTGAATTAGATGATGTACCAGGAATCGATGGGGATGAGCTATCTTCTGCAATTTTTCATGCACCAAATATACAATTGTTGATGTTGTCAAATTCCGTAATAATGTCACTTGTTGAATTGGCAGCATTAGATGCACCCGGCGGAGGTGTTACAGCTGGATTAACAACAGCGCCATCATTAGTCAGGGTATTATTGCGAGATTTAGCAGGGAAAGCATCCTGGGATAGCTCTATTTTATACAGTCAACCGTTTGTTGAAGACGATGTGCCGATTGCATTTACAAAACatg TTGAATGGAAAGCAAAAGTACATGGAGACGATTTGAGCAGTGTTATAACATCTCAAACATGTACACCTCGACATACGATAAGACATCGTGAGCCACATATATTGCCTACATTTGCAAATGCCGCAAGTGATATGGACAATTTAGATGAT ctcTTACAATACATAGGACATACAAGTCCGGAAGTATTAACTAATCCAGAAATTGCACTTAATGCGCCTGCTAATCCACCACAAGGTCAATATCTTGAGAGTGAAACCATTGCCACAATTCTCAACCAGAGAAACGCTGAGCAAGAGCATATCAATAATTGGAGTCAGCACATTAG CATGTGTGCGTCAGCAATAAGCCCACCATCGTGTCGTCCACCTCCAGCACCGTTTCATCACTGCCGTCTTTTGTTTTCGCACTTGGGTTTATCCGGTTGGGAACAACGTAGAAAATTGCATTTATTATCCAAAAACGAAAAACTTTTACGCGAATTACGAAATCTCGATAGTCAACGATCTAGAGAAACGCATAAAATAGCCGTAATTTATGTCAGTCAGGGACAAGAAGACAAAAACTCCATATTAAGTAATGTCACTGCTAGCAAAGAATATGAAAGCTTTATTGCTAGATTGGCTTGGGAGGTCGAACTTGAATCACATACAGGCTTTCTTGGAGGTCTTGTACCTGGAAAAGCATCTGGTGTTACAGCACCTTATTTTGCAACATCTTTCACTGAAATCCTTTTTCATGTAGCAACAAGAATGCCTTCTGATAGTCCCGAAAGTTTGTTGCAAAAA aCACGGCATCTCGGTAACGATGAGATTCACATAGTTTGGTCAGAACATTGGAGAGATTATCGTCGGGATATTATACCAACTGAATTTTGTGATGTTTTAATAGTAATTTATCCgttacataataaattatatagaatcCAAATTTCTCGAAAACCAGAAATTCCGTTCTTTGGACCCTTGTTTGATGAGTGTATCGTTGAAGATAAAGTTTTACCTGGGTTAGTGAGGACAACAGCATTGGCAGCAAGTAGGGCAAAACGATCAACACTTACATTATATCAACATTA TTATGAAGAGAGAGCGAGGTCTATCGATACTGTTATGAGGAATCACAAGGAAGCTACTACATTTGAAGAATTTACAGCCAATGTATATTCACCAGTACAGCCGCCAAGTCCGTTTAGTGGGACTTCTTCAGTATCTG tTTCTGATGGAAGCAGGGTATGGTTTAGTAATGATACTCCAGAAAGCACAGCACTTCATGGAATATCTCCCAGACCCGTAAAAAAGATGTCGTTCAAAACTGGACCGAAACAGAGAGCAAACACTCAACCCACGCCTCCAGATAGTCCAAGATATAAATAA